The following is a genomic window from Mus caroli chromosome 17, CAROLI_EIJ_v1.1, whole genome shotgun sequence.
TTCTCAGCACAGACTCCCGGTTCCAGCTCCTGATCTTGGGTGGAACAATGTATAGGCCTACCTGGCTGGTTCCACAGATGGCCTAGTGGTTCATGTGAAAAATCTTGATTCTCAAAAGAAATCCCCATATGCCTTACCCCAGGTAAATCACTACTGACCACAAGGTTAAGAGAGTCTACAAGATCAGCTGCGGTATAGCTGGTGGCATTTGCCTGTAGAGCCACGTGTTTGGGAGGCTGGGGTGAgcccaagagtttgaggccaatttgAACATATTGTGATTCCAAGcacaaagaaaacagatgaaaacaGAATATGCCATCATTTAAAGGAACATTCTCTGCAAAACCCAACAATGCTAATGTGGTAATGTTGGTGGCTAGGATATCTTATCTAGAGAATTTATGGTCACGGGGAGAAACTAAATTCTTTTATGGCTTCTCAATGTAGAGAACAAGGTCTAGTTTAAATCATAAACAAGGATGAAAAATTTAAGGTCATCGTGGAGAAATCTACCATTTATTCTCAGATCATGCCTGAGAAAACAACCTCATAATAATAAACCAAAATTCTACCTGTCAAGAGTAAGTCTAGTGGGAGGAATACTGTGGAGTCCTGGGTTATGGAAACAAAGCAAGTTTCTACCTGAGATATTATTTCAAGACATGTGGCTGTGCCAACTCTATTTCTAAGAGGAACCACCTACAGTAAACCTATGTATTCATTGCTGTTTAAGAGAAAGCCTACACTctaattcattttaataaagcATTTTGAACATCTTGCAATCACAAAAGGTAGCTGAAATTTGCTAAAATGAATGAAAGGATCATATCGGTCTTTCAAGGACAGTTTTAGTTATCAGAAAACCCCTATTTCAATAGTAAAATATTCTAAAGATAAGACACCTTGGTGTATACCATctggggcctgtgagatggctcagagtaaGGTATCTATCTGCTCAGGCCTGATTACTGATGGATGCAAATTTGACCTCCCAACTCCCTCTACTGGAGGGAGTAACCAACACCTGAAAGTTGCCCTGTGACCTTAAGATACATACATGCCCCACTCACACACagtaactcacacacacacacatcacaccataACGAACCTTAAAGATGTTCCACTTAGCAGACGATACCATTTCTCTCCTAATAAGTACCTTGTAGTTTCCAGGTCACTTTCTTCTAAGAAAACCAAGTCTGCTTTTAGGAAGAACGGGAAACAAACCCTCTGAGGTTAGGGAAGGGCATTGCTGGATCTTGCCTAACAAGTGTAGCAACAGCTACACCCAGTGGACACAGTCAGAGGAAGGCTTTCTAGCCGTACTGTTAGAAATAAGGTAAATGTGGAAATAGCTTTTCCCCCTCCCAGTTTGTTTCGGCTTCCAGGAAAAGGGCTACCTTCTACTTAAGGAAATACCGTTCAGGAACAAAAGCCTTACTCCATAAACCTGACACAAACGTATAATCTGGTATGAAAATAGCTAAAAGAAAACTCCCAGAGCAAGGAGAGAATGTGCAGGTACTTTATTGCTCACCTCTCACACCAAACACACCTCCAGCCACTTTCTTTCACAGCTTGACAGTGTTTACATGTACAAAAACCCGGCAGAAGCATTGAGTGATTTCAGGATAGACGTGGAGAGTGACTCAGCCAGGCTTCTGTCTTCTGCAGCAATAATGAAGGGCCTCCTGCACGGAGCAGGACTCCATCTCACTTCGTAGTGCACGTCCATCACAAGAAAGGTCCCTTGCCTAAAGCAAGCTAACTTGTATATGCTGAGCCAGTAGCATTAACTAGTCATGGAACAGATGTCTGCTCGCCATTTCTTCTAGCGAATTTCAAGTAAAATCAAGGGTGAAGGAGGAACTTTTGTCTCGGATGGATGCAGGTCTGTTTGAGTTGCTATACTTAACTAAGTGCCTACAGATACTACGGTTCTCaacttggtttgcttttgttgtttttatgggttttggCCGTGTTCATGGGTTTTGGAGGAGCATATGGTACAGTATTCCACCAACAGGATAAGGCTACTGAATGTGCTATCTGCAAAAGAGCTCATGTAATAGGAACCAACCCAACAGGTCTACCAAAAAGAAAGGTGACAAACATCTCTCTGAATAAAATGCCAATCAGGGCAGAGCTATGCTCGGAGAATAGACATCAGAAGGTAGTTTACGAAAAACACACATGGGTTGTTAATATGAGGAAGGTTTCCCAGCAGTAAATATAAAGAAAGTCCAGGCAAATCCTCGTTTTCAAAACTTGCATATTGAAAATGTGAAAACTATTTTATTCAAGTAATTTCTTCAAAAAAGCATGTATGTTCCAACTGGATTAGTTTACTGGTCAACTAAAGGCAACTTAAATTgcctttaaaatttgtttttcatagAAAGAAGAGATATGTTTCTTAAATAAACAGTGTTATGTAAAACTGTTTagtaataaaaagagagaaagaattgaaTGAAGACCAGCAAATGGTTATCCTAAGCAGGAGTATGCCTGCTACCTGTGGTCTTACATTCATTCCAAATAGATGTTGGATTCAGGATTCTGAAACTAAGTTTCTATTACTTGAGCTCTAGCAAAATATGAGTTTCTGTAGCCTCAACTAGTATAATGTCTTCCTTGTCCAAATCCAGAATGACTATACTGATAGCCTCCATGTTGGAAGTGCTGTTCAAACTGGCCCCCTTGATGATAAGTCtggctccctcttcctccccagcctcctccctggCTTCCACGTCCTCCCCGACCCCCTCGACCACCTCTTCCCCCACGACCACTGCCTCGTTCGCCATGGTGCCCACCATCTTGGTATCTATTGTCTTGCTGGTATCCACCGCCCTGGTAGCCACTTCCTGTATATGAAGATGTCTGGAAACCACCATAGCCACCACCTTGGTAGCCACCGCTGTGGCCACCATGATAGCCACCAGGCTGGAAGCCCGAATCTCGATAACCACCGTCCTGGTAACCACCTCCACTTCCACTCCCTCCATCTGTCCAGCCTCCTTGAtgtttatttcctcttcctccccctcggCCACCGTGGTCATAGCCACCACGTCCACCTCTCCCTCCTTGTTCATGACCTCCTCGTCCTCCGTATGAGGAATGTTCATAACCACCTCTCCCTCCGCCTCGGCCTCCTGCTTGCTGCTGGGGGCCATCTTGTCTTTTCTGCCACGGTGGCATCTCTGGGGGTGGAGGTTCAATTTCATTAGGTCTGCCACCTCTGTCAGGCACCCTGCCCATCAGCACCTATGCAATAAGAAAGATAACGTAAACTTCTCATTTTACAGAGAGAGCAATGCATGGGAAAGACAATCACAAGTCCTCTGGTCACCTTATTAATGGCACAGGCAGTCTTTTCCCGTATGGACCCACTGCTTGTCCTTAAGATCTTTGACAAGTCTTGTCTGGCGGCCAAAAGATGAGCAACAGAAACGGTACCTTTAGGAGACAAGACCGAGCGCTTCGGCTGGTAAACCTTAGCTAGCTTTTCTGTCTGACTCTGTTGGAACAAAAGTGTTCAAAGACAAGTGTTAAAAATTCAGAATGGGGTGTAGAAAACAAACACTACCACTGAAAAGACTAAAGATCTGATGAGGAGGTTACTGGGTTCCAGGTGGTAGGAAATAGTTTTAAACTCTGTGCAGTTTGCCGTAGTTAAGAATTACCTTGTACAAATACAGCTGCCAGGCTTGTTGACAGAGCAGGCAAGGCAGGCGGGGCTGGGGTCACCTGGAAGCTTTCCTTTCAGGTGTGTAGGGACTGTGTTATAAACAACTACTTCATCGTACCTTAGCTCTGTCAGACCAGCCAAAGGACTGGACGGTGACATCCAAGCGTTTGATTAGCAGCTTCCTCCGGACTTCATATTCATTGGCTATGGCTTGGTTAATGGCTTCTATCTTTTCCTAAAGCACAATTTAAGCAACCAGTTAGGATTTACACATGTGCTTGATCCCTGTTCATAAAGAAAAACCTGACGCTTTCACATGTGGCTCCCCAGCATTCCCCACACACGGTCCTTCCCACTGGCTAATATGTGAATGGTTAGTAAAGTGACAGGACAGAAAAGTTAGTCTCAAAACaagaatatatgtaaataaagtaagAATTCTTGGTTAGCTTTCTCATAATTCACTGCATGAAGTTGGTTCAGCTCAGGCAAGGTTGGATCCATCTGGCAATTAGAAAAAAACGCTTCACTCATACCAAACTTCATTTAATAAGTGCATGAAATGTTTACAAATCATGAGTTAAGTGCTTCaaatcacacacaaataaaaattattcttcaTAAATCTGGAGGTTCCCCCAAAATATTCCAAAGATGTCCATGTAGCAAATCACATATCAGAAAATGTAATGTAAATCAGGTGTAGTcacagtacttggaaggctgaggcaagaggactgccaagaatctgaggccaacctgggctctgAGTGTTGACATAAAGGATGGCCGCTTAGGAAGTAGCCTCAGGAGGATCACGACTCACCCAGTGGGCTGGTCCCATCGGCTTCTTCAGTAACGGCTTTCCCACATGATTAGGCGGAACTTTTGCTAATGTTTCCTTTAACTGacacaaaaacaaattaatgaataaaaaaaaaaaatctaaaagtaataCGTATCTTCCTCATTACCCAATTCCCATCATATCTTGCCATCAAAAGATGAGTCCtgacagaggcagaggtggaggcagttTTGAAACATAAAGACCCATGAGATAAGACGCTGGCTTGGCCCACTCCTCCATGACTGAGAAACACGGATCCCTCACTGGACCTCAACAGGGCCTGATACCAGTGGGCACTAAATGAGCACTAgctgaatggatgaatgaacacAGAGACTACGAACTACAGATCCACTGTTGTGCCTCACAGTGTTCACCCAACGGTGAGTGAGTCCGGCAGATATGCAGACAGGAAATAACTTTATATAACAAATACCATTTTCTTTTACtcatccatttttaaattaaaatggctTGTTCCTAATAatttaatgtatatacatatatatgtatatttataaaatcagtATTCTGTTGATAATGTGTGCCATAAAAGTGATTCTATTTTCACACACTAAATTATGTTATGAGCCAGCAAATTGAGTTTGCTAGTTGGAATATACAGACCCAAAGCAACTGGATTAGAAAACAGGACTTATTAATGTCCTTTTCTGTCCAGTCAGTAGGGGGAATCATAGAAATCATGACAAAAGCTATAAAGATCATCTCAAAGTTCAGTCATTTTATGAAGGACTTAAGAATCTtagttatttttacattatacCTAGCTTACTTCAGCTTTTAAACCAAAGTATAaagtttcatttttgaaaaagaaacatgtcagtgtttaaaaataacaaaaccaaaagcccactaaaatattcatttctctttaaGGTATCTAGGATTTAAAACCCCAAACTCATTTATTAACATTCCTTATTAATATGTAAACTAGATTCCCATTAAGAGAAATAAACTTAATGTTTCATTTCAAGCAAACGTAGGACTATGCCTTTAATACGCTACAATCGGTACTAAAGGTCTTACTTTTTTCTCAATCCCGCTGAAGAATTGGAACATAGTTATATTGGCTGGAGGTTTGGACATTCCTAGAGCAATACATATGCCTTTCAACTCTTGAAAGACCTCACTACCGCCTCCTTCTTGAGCTTTTTTTGGAGGAGCATTCACACAGAGCATTCTGGCAGCTTCTAGTTCTGAGATGAGGTATGCTGAAGTAAACAAAATAAGATTTCAAAATAAGATACTATAGTTAATAGCCATAAGTCTGGAGTCACAACTCTATAGACCTAATGATATGTAACTTTTAAAGCTGCAAGAATGGACAGAACAAGCAATGAAAACCACTGTTACCAGCTGACAACATAATATTACACTGCTTATGCAACTCAGGTATTCACGAACTCTTTACAGAGAGTAATTAAAATTCGGCAATATTTTGAAACTGAAGATCAAGGTGGATCACACCTAAAGATCTAGATTCTTGCATTTGATTATGCTACCTCCTGAACAGGGGTTGGCATCTGTTAAAATTTTGCACAAGGTGACAAAGGGCCAATTTTCACTTTGAACCATATGTGGGCACAATGACAAAACTGCCTGACTCTCTCATAATCAGTCTGTCTAGAAGTGGTCAGGACCATCCTAAGTGTGAAGGTGTTGGACTTTCTAAGGGTCTTCTCTCATTTCTCCAGGGGTCTTACTCACCTGCTGGGGGTCTCTCTCATTGGTCTTTCCCCACATGCCCTTCCTCTCCACATTCCTCACCTTCTTCCCCACCATaacaacaaaacttttaaataatttttgctttttggtattttttccatgtatggagttcagaggacagcttgcataGTTCTCTTACCTATGGGGTTGGCAGTTTTGAACTCTGAGAGTCAGTCTTGGTGGGAAGAGCCTTTATCCCTGGAGCCATCCCTTGGGCTCTTAAGTCACTTTCTGTCAGTATTTCCTTTGTGTTGAATGTTTATACATGAGGGCCACATCTCATGAAATTCAGCAAAAGCCTAACCCAGTAAACGACATTCCTGTAACTGTCCCAAAGACACTTCCATCTAAACCGTAGGATTTCTGAGCATTCAGCAAAGCCTGCTTCTGCTCTTTTGGAAGGTGTTTTCTAGGTCTTTCAATCCTATCAGAATCACCAAATTTGCTGTCCTCAGGTGGAAGCCAAGGGGAAGTCAAGATTTTCCTAAGTCATTTCTGTGAAGCCATCAATTCCTGTTCTAAAGTAATAAATACAGCTGAATTTCTGCAGAGGCCACTCCATGTGGCTTTAATAAATCTTGGTATGTTCCATGTAGTAAGCTATACTTGGGAATTAAGACAATGAAAAAGCAAAACTCTGGTTATGAAAGCAACTAGTGTTGTAAACATGTTTTTACCAGTGTCCCGACACACTTGCTCTCATAAGTCCCTGACTGTGTTCCTGTAGAGACACAGGAGGTAGGTAGTTGCCACTGAGACCTCATAGAACGCTCAGCCAGGACTATTTAGTGTCTGGCCTTTTAATAAAGTTTGCCAACCCTTGTTCTAGAAAATCATCTAACATGATTTAATACACTGGTTGTCTAAATTTGGGATGAGATAGTTCAGTCATTCCTGAGACTAATACCATTACATGAACAAACTTTAAGGCAACTGACACAAAGCACTAGAAAGGCGCTGGAAATACTATAAAAACCCCCCAAACCAAAGATGATCTTTATTGACAATCTACTTAAGAATCAAAATATCCCCCTTTTCATCTATTAGGAACTCAAGCTTGACTTAACTTAGCTGTGAGTATAAACTGAGAACCATACAAGGCCAGTAAACAGCCCAGAGTCCCTACACTTAAAGATTATTATCCTATTCTGGTACTTCAAATGAGGATCATTTATTTCCTCTTAAGTACAGTGTACTGTGCTAAACAATTCGTATTAGTGTGGCAGGGTGCTGGAAGAAAATCCTAGCATCAAGATGTGACAAAAATGACACTTGGCATGACAGAAGTAGTCACACAGAGCACCAATGAGCACGTGTATGAAATGCTTCAATGAAAGAGGTTACACACTGAGAGCTGCATTGGGGAAAGCAGGCTGCAGTGACAAGGACAAGGAAAGGGACCAGTGTGTCTTGTGAAGGATGTAAAAGGCGAGTAACCTTTAGCTGCTTCACTTATTTACAGGAGGAACATGTCATTGTATACTCTTGATAAGGTCTTCAGGTATcaactcataaaaataaagtttgtagTTATGACCCCGATTCCAAATAGTATAGTCTGCTTAAGAATTAGCAAGGAGTTAAAAGCGCTTTATAAAGATTTACAGTCAATGTGGTTTTCTTAAGTGTCAGTAGAAAAAAAAGGCTGAGTTCTACGAAGACTCAGCCATCTAGAGTCACTGGCAAGCATCTTGCACAGTGGTTATCTTCCTACGTAGATAATGTAAGTGACAAGCACAACTGAGCAGGATAAGCGACACTGCAGAGAAGAGTCAGTTggctctgctgctgctgggccAGTCACAATCTGAAGGAGACTAAATAAATATCTAGAAGCTAGACATAAACATCAGTGTCTACACCAAGTCCTGACCCTTCGTGCACACACTGCCCCAGCAACAAATACTAGACAAAGGGGCCATTAAGTAACGGCAGTAATTTTTAGCACCTAAGCATAATAGctataacacattttttttccaaaacaaaacaaaacaaaaacaaaaaacccaaaacataaaACCTTCAATACTGTGGTTTTAGTATTTTCAGACTccacaaccaaacaaacaaactttctgGACCGTGCTTGTCATGGACATTCAATCAACCAAAGCTGACTCTAGCTTAATTTCAGAGTGCTACAGATTCTGAGTTAAGATTACTGCTTAAGCATACTGGGAAGTTTGTGCAAGGCAATACAATTTCGAGTCTACTAACTGTATTTCAGGAAAAGAGAcacttatctttttaaaaaacatggaaggaaagaacttttcataaaaaacaaacaaacaaacaaaaaacgatgTTCCACAATGATTGGTGGTAGAGGAACCACTTATGTGTTGATCATGTGTCCTTAGAAACAAAAGCATTTACCAATCCaaagaaacaacagcaaacaaaaacacctttACAATGCCATCGTGCAAGCACCGCTTCCGGCCTAAAACCCACTTTCTTATCTCTCCAGGCTTGCCACTGATTACATGTGTGCTTTCCATCTAGAACACAAGTACGGGGTGACACACTGGCATGACACTCCAGCAGCCCCACTGGTCACAACAGGAGGGACATAGCAGCTGGAGGAGTGCCaaagcagaggccaggggagAGAG
Proteins encoded in this region:
- the Fam98a gene encoding protein FAM98A codes for the protein MECDLMETDILESLEDLGYKGPLLDDGALLQAVSAGATSPEFTKLCAWLVSELRVLCKLEENVQATSSPSEAEEFQLEVSGLLGEMNCPYPSLTSGDVTKRLLVQKNCLLLLTYLISELEAARMLCVNAPPKKAQEGGGSEVFQELKGICIALGMSKPPANITMFQFFSGIEKKLKETLAKVPPNHVGKPLLKKPMGPAHWEKIEAINQAIANEYEVRRKLLIKRLDVTVQSFGWSDRAKSQTEKLAKVYQPKRSVLSPKGTVSVAHLLAARQDLSKILRTSSGSIREKTACAINKVLMGRVPDRGGRPNEIEPPPPEMPPWQKRQDGPQQQAGGRGGGRGGYEHSSYGGRGGHEQGGRGGRGGYDHGGRGGGRGNKHQGGWTDGGSGSGGGYQDGGYRDSGFQPGGYHGGHSGGYQGGGYGGFQTSSYTGSGYQGGGYQQDNRYQDGGHHGERGSGRGGRGGRGGRGGRGSQGGGWGGRGSQTYHQGGQFEQHFQHGGYQYSHSGFGQGRHYTS